Sequence from the Janthinobacterium lividum genome:
ACCTTGGCGAGATACAAGTCTTCGGCTTCAATTTCACACCCTACGGGTGGGCCAGCTGCAATGGCGCCACCCTGCAAATCCAGCAATATAGCGCCCTGTTTTCCTTGATCGGCACGCAGTATGGGGGGAACGGGACCACCACCTTCCAGCTGCCCAACTTCACGGGACGCGCGCCCTGCAGCCAGGGACAAGGACCGGGCCTGACACCGCGCGTGATGGGCGAGACCTTCGGCAGCAACAGTGTCTCGTTGAACGTCACGGAGATCCCGAATCACACCCATCAACTCAATGTGTACCGCCAGCCCACGGCCGCCCTGCAGCACAACACCCCGCTCGCTGGCGATGGCTTGATTGCGCTGGGCGGCACGTCCGCATTCGTGCCGACGACGCCACCCAATGTCACGCTGTCCCCGGCCGCGATCGGTACTGCCGGTGGCGGCCAGCCGCACGAAAACCGCCAGCCGATGCTGGCGGTCAATTTCTGCATCGCCCTGCAAGGGGAATTCCCGTCGTTTGATTAAGTTTGATGCATCCAGGCAGGCGGCGCCATCGCGGCGCCCGCCTTGCCCCTCTCCCCGTACCGGCCTCAGTTAAACACTGCCTGGTACAGGAAGCCGTGGCTGTCACGCGCCACCGGCACCAAAAAGATACCCACTTCGCCAAACGCATCATGCTGCATCTGGAAGATTTTCTGGCTGAACAGGATGGGAGAGCTATTGTGAAACAGCAGGCTGAACGGCTTGCGCATCAAGCCCTCCAGAGTTGCTGACGGCAGCGGGCGCACTTCCTTCAGGACAAAGGCGGCATTCCCGTCACCGGCCGCAATAAACGTCTCGTTGACGCGCGCGGCAAAATGTTCGATGGTCAGGACATTCATCATTCCAGATATTCCATTCCGTAAGCAGTGTGGTAAAGACGATGCCTGATTCTAATGGAATCATTGCCGCCCTGGCACGGCAATGACATGAAAAACCAGACGTCATATGCACCGCGGGGCGGGAGCAAGCTGCTCCCGCCCCGCGGCGTCACCTCCTTGAGCCGTAGCGCTACTTGAGCGGCATGGCAATACCGAACATCACCGACTGGCTACGTCCGCTATCCATGTTCAGATTGCTGTTGTAGTCCAGGGTAATGGTCATGCCGTTCGACAGCAGCAGTTTGACGCCCAGTCCCGCCGTCCAGTTGCCCGTCTGCTGCGGCACCGTGCGGATCACGTACACGGGGCCGTCGGCCGCCAGGTCGGCATAGGCCAGGCGCGCATCATCGGCGCCCTGGAACTGGTGCCGGTACTCGAGCCGCGCACGCGGGAACCACGTGCCCAGGCCGCCCACATAGATGCCCTCGGCCCGCACGCCCAGCGCGCCGATGCGCGAACGCACCGTCTGCTTGAAGTAGCTCAGCGCGTTGATGCCCGCCGCTTTCTCCGTGTACGGATCGAGCTTGGCCGACATCAGTTCCACCCGGCCATACGGCGACCACATCCACATTTCCTGGCGCATCTCGATGCCGCCCACCAGCGCGCCGAACACCTGCTTGCCGTCGCGTTCACCCGTGGCGAAACCGCTGCCATCGGTAAGGTAGCGCGACGCATCGTATTGCAGGGTACCGTAGCCGAGCACGCCGTCAAGGAAGACGCCCTTGCTCGGACGCAGGCTGCCATACACGGCCGCCACGGCGCTGTCGGCCGTGCTGCGGCTGCCGTTCTGGCCCACGTCGCTGCGGTCATGGCTGAAGCCGGCGCCCACGCCCAGGGTCGCCAGGTCGCTGAGGCGGTAATCGCCACCCACGCTCACGCCGTTGGTGCGGAAACGGAAGCCCGTGTCGCGGCCATTCACATCGTGCTGGCCGAAGTCCACCGCACCGCCCAGCCACAATGCCAAGGCCTGCTTCTGCGTGTCCGGGCGCTGCGGCATGTCCGGCAAGCCGTTCGTGGCGCCGCTGACATCCACCTGTTGCCGCTCGCTGCTGAAACCGGCATCGGGCTGGCGCAGGGAAGCCTTGCGCATGAACGGTTTCACGGCCGTGCCGAACACGCGGTCCGCTTCCTGCTCCTGCCAGCGCGCCAGCGCCGCCGTCGGGTTGCCGCTGTCGTTCGGCGGCGTCAGGCTCAGGCCAAAGCTGGAACGTCCCCAGCCGTCGCCATGCAGGCTTTCCAGGCGCTGCGTGAAGTTCGACAGCTGCGCGCTGGCGAAACGCCGCGCCGCATCGGCTTGCGCCGCCTGCAGGCCGATCACTTCCGGATCGACCGACGGGTCGCGGCGCGCCGTCACGGTCACGTTGACCACGCCCGGCTTCGAGGTGGCAAAGGCATTGCTCAGGGTATAGCTGACCACCGCTGCGCCGGCAAACTTGCCCGAGGCCGCAAAGCTCAGCTGGTACGACGGCTTGCCGGCCGTGCCCACGTCGCGCACCACCGCCTTGCCCGCCTCCGCCGGCGCCACGCTCAGCACATTCGCCGCCGTGAACGGACCGCCCGTGGCGCCCGCCGTCAGGTCCACATTGACCGTCAGGCCGGCCACCACCGTGGCGCTCTGGCTGGCCACCTGCGGCATCGGATTGACGGAAATCGTCGACGTCACCGGCGCCGAGGTGCCGAACACGTTCGACACGGTGTAGCCGATGCTGATCTGGCCGCTGGTATTGATGCCTGGCGTATAGACGATGTCCATGCCATTCACCGCTGCCGTGCCGCTGGCCGGCTGCGTGGTAATCGCCACTGCCGTGAACGGCCCGCCCGTGGCGCCTTGCGTCACGGGCAGGGTCACCGGCGTGCCGGCCAATACCGTGACCGTCTTGGCGACAGGTACCGGCACCGGCTGCGGCGCCACCGTAACACTGACCGTCGCGGGCGCGGACGTGCCGCCCGGCCCAGTCGCCGTGTAGCTGAAGGCGTCAGGACCGAAGTAGTTCGCATTCGGCACATACGTCACCTTGAAGGAGCGGCCGCTGCCACCGCCCGCCGCACCGCTCGTCACCACCGTGACGCGCCCATGCTGCGGCGGCGTGACGATGGTCACATCGGTGATCGGGCTGCCATCCGTGGAAGCGATGGTCAGGCTCACTTCCTGGTTGGCCGAGGTCGTCGCCGTTTCATTCGGCACCGGCGGCGGCGCCTGGTTCACTTGCAGGGTCAACGCTTGCTGCACCGTGAACTGGTGCGCGTCCTTCGCTTGCAAGGTGAAGTTGTAGCTGCCCGCCACCGTCGGCGTGCCGCTGACGATGCCGGTCGCCGCATTGAGCACCAGGCCCGTTGGCAAGGCGCCGCCGCTCACGGAGTACGCATACGGCGCGATGCCGCCGGCCGCCGTGAATGTCTGGCTGTACGCGTCGCCGGCACGGATTGGCGCCAGGCTGGCCGGCGTCAGTGTCAGGACCGGTGCCGCCACTGCCAGGGTATAGCTGTTGCTCGCGCTGAATGGCGCACCCACGCCTGTGCTGCTATCGGTGACCTTGATGCTGAACGGGAAACTGCCCGCCACATTCGTCGTGCCGGACAGTACGCCCGTGGCCCCGTTCAGGCTCAGGCCAGCGGGCAAGGTACCGCTGCTGACGCTGAAGGTGTACGGCGCCGTGCCGCCCGTCGCCGAGAGGGTCGCGCTGTAGGCCGCTTCCGCCGTTGGATTGGACAAGGTGGCTGGCGTCAGGCTGACCGTCGCCGAAGACACCACCAGCGTATAGCTTTGCGTGCCGGTAAACAGATGCGCATCGGCCGCCTGCACGGTCACGGTAAAACTGCCGGCTGCCGTTGGCGTGCCGCTCAGCAAGCCGCTGCTGCTCAAGGCGAGGCCCGCTGGCAGGCTGCCGCCCGACACCGTGTAGGCATAGGGAGCGATGCCGCCGCTGGCCGACAGTGGCTGGCTGTACGCCGTGGCCACTGTCGCCGCCGGCAAGGTGGCTGGCGTGAGCGTGATCGTCGGCGCGCCGACGGTCACGGTATAACTACTGGTGGCGCTGAACGGCGCACCCGTGCCCGTGCTGCTGTCCGTGACCTTGATACTGAACGGGAAACTGCCCGCCACATTCGTCGTGCCGGACAGTACGCCCGTGGCCGCATTCAGGCTCAGGCCAGCGGGCAAGGTACCGCTGCTGACGCTGAAGGTGTACGGCGCCGTGCCGCCCGCTGCCGTCAGCGTCGTAGTGTAGACCGCTTCCGCCGTTGGATTCGGCAAGGTGGTCGGCGTCAGGCTGACCGTGGCCGAGGACACCACCAGGGTATAGCTTTGCGTGCCTGTGAACTGGTGCGCATCGGCCGCCTGCACGGTCGCGGTGAAATTGCCGCCCGCCGTTGGGGTACCGCTGAGCAGACCACTGCTGCTCAGCGTCAGGCCCGCAGGCAGGCTGCCGGCCGACACCGTGTAGGCATAGGGAGCGACGCCGCCGCTGGCCGACAATTGCTGGCTATACGCCGTGGCCACTTTCGGCGCCGCCAGCGAACCTGGCGTCACCGAGATTACGGGGGCAACCACTATCAAGGTATAGCTGTTGCTGGCGCTGAACGGTGCCCCCGCGCCGGTGCTGCTGTCCGCGACCTTGATGCTGACAGGGAAGCTGCCGGCCACATTGGTCGTACCGGACAACACGCCGGTGGCCGCATTCAGGCTCAGGCCGACAGGCAAGGTGCCGCTGGTCACGCTGTAGGTATACGGCGCCGTGCCGCCCGTCGCCGCCAGGGTTGCAGTGTAGGCTGCCTCCGCCGTCGGATTGGGCAAGGTGGCCGGGGTCAGGCTGACGCTAGGATTGCCTACTGTGACCGTCACTGTGGCTGACGCAGACGTGCCGCCGGCATTGCTGGCCGTATAGGTAAAACTGTCTGGCCCGGCATAGCCTGCCGTCGGCGTGTAAGTGATGCTGGTACCGCTGACCGTCGCCGTGCCGTGGCCGGCGGCGGAGGCCACCGCCACCGACGTCGCCGTACCGCCGCTCAGGTTCAGGGTGATCGGATTGGCGCTGCTGCCATACGCCACCGTCGCGCTGACGGCGCCGGCAATGGGCACGCTAGGCGTCACCGTGATCGTCACGACGGCAGCCGCCGACGTGCCGCCACCATTGCTGGCCGTGTAAGAGAAGCTGTCCGGCCCGGAATAACCTGCCGCCGGCGTGTAAGTGATGCTGGTACCGCTGACCGTCGCCGTGCCGTGGCCGGCGGCGGAGGCCACGGCCACCGATGTCGCCGCGCCGCCGCTCAGGTTCAGGGTGATCGGATTGGCGCTGCTGCCATACGCCACCGTCGCGCTGACGGCGCCGGCAACGGGTACGCTGGGCGTTACCGTGATCGTCACGATGGCTTCCGCCGACGTGCCGCCACCATTGCTGGCCGTGTAGGAGAAGCTGTCCGGCCCGGAATAACCTGCCGCCGGCGTGTAAGTGATGCTGGTGCCGCTGACCGTCGCCGTGCCGTGGCCGGCAGCGGAAGCCACCGCCACCGACGTCGCCGCGCCGCCGCTCAGGTTCAGGGTGATCGGATTGGCGCTGCTGCCATACGCCACCGTCGCACTGACGGCGCCGGCCACTGGGGGCGCCACCACCACCGTGACGGAGTAGGCGCGCGACCCCGTGTAAGGTCCGCTGCCACTGCTGCTGTCGGTCGCGGTGACGGTGAAGTTATATGGCCCCGCTGCCGTCGGCGTGCCGGACAAGGTGCCGTCCGCCGCCAGGCTCAGGCCCGTCGGCACGCTGCCGCCGGTGATGGCATAGCTATACGGGGCCGTGCCGCCGCCGGCGGCAATGCCCTGGCTGTAGGCGACGCCGGCTGTCATCGCCGGCATCACCGTTGGTGCCACCGTGATCGTCGGCGCAGTGACAGTCATCGAGTAGGCGCGCGCGCCGGAATACGGGCCGCTGCCCGTCGAACTGTCCGTGGCCCGCACGGTAAAGTTGAAGACGCCGCCCGCCGTCGGCGTGCCCGACAATACGCCGGTGGCAGCATTCAAGGTCAGGCCGGCCGGCAAGGTGCCGGCGCTGATGGCGTAGGTGTACGGCCCGGTGCCGTTCGCGGCCGTCACGCTCTGGCTGTATGCGCTACCCACGGCTGCCGCAGGCACGGTGCTTGGCGCAATCGTGATGGTGGGACCGCCGACCGTGATCGTCACGGTGGCGGGCGCCGAGGTGCCGATGCCGTTCGTAGCCGTGTAAGTGAAGCTATCCGGCCCGCCGTAGCCGGCCGTCGGCGTGTAGGTGATGCTGGTACCGCTGGCCGTCGCCATGCCGTGCGAGGCAGCGGAGGCCACAGCCACCGACGTCGCCGCGCCGCCGCTCAGGTTCAGCGTGATCGGGTTGGCGCTGCTGCCATAGGCCAGGCTGGCGCTGACGGCGCCGGCCACGGGCGCGCCGGCCGCTACGGTGACGGAATACGCGCGCGAACCCGTGTAGGGGCCGCTGCCGGTGCTGCTGTCGGTGCCCGTGACGGTGAAATTGAATGGTCCCGCCGCCGTTGGTGTGCCCGACAGAGTGCCATCCGGAGCCAGGCTCAGGCCCGTCGGCAAGCTGCCGCCGGTGATGGCATAGCTATACGTGGCCGTGCCGCCGGCGGCGCTGATGGACTGGCTGTAGGCGACGCCGGCCGTCATGGCCGGCATGACCGTCGGCGTGATGCTGATCGTTGGTGCTGCCACCGTCATCGAGTAGGCGCGCGCGCCAGAGTATGGGCCGCTGCCCGTCGAACTGTCCGTGGCGCGCACGGTAAAGTTGAAGACGCCGCCCGCCGTCGGCGTGCCCGACAGCACGCCAGTGGAGGCATTCAAGGTCAGGCCGGCCGGCAAGGCGCCGGCGCTGATGGCGTAGGTGTATGGCGCGCCACCGTTCGCGGCCGTCACGCTCTGGCTGTATGCGCTACCCACGGCTGCCGCAGGCACGGTGCTTGGCGCAATCGTGATGGTGGGGCCGCCGACCGTGATCGTCACGGTGGCGGGCGCCGAGGTGCCCACGCCGTTGGATGCCGTGTAGGTGAAGCTATCCGGTCCGCCGTAACCGGCCGTCGGCGTGTAGGTGATGCTGGTGCCGCTGGCCGTCGCCGTGCCGTGCGAGGCAGCGGAGGCCACGGCCACCGACGTCGCCGCGCCGCCGCTCAGGTTCAGCGTGATCGGGTTGGCGCTGCTGCCATAGGCCACGCTGGTGCTGACATTGCCGGCCACGGGAGCGCCGGCCGCTACGGTGACGGAATACGCGCGCGAACCCGTGTAGGGGCCGCTGCCGGTGCTGCTGTCGGTCGCGGTGACGGTGAAGTTATACGGCCCCGCTGCCGTGGGCGTGCCCGACAGAGTGCCATCCGGAGCCAGGCTCAGGCCCGTCGGCAAGCTGCCGCCGGTGATGGCATAGCTATACGTGGCCGTGCCGCCGGCGGCGCTGATGGACTGGCTGTAGGCGACGCCGGCCGTCATGGCCGGCATGACCGTCGGCGTGATGCTGATCGTTGGTGCTGCCACCGTCATCGAGTAGGCGCGCGCGCCAGAGTATGGGCCG
This genomic interval carries:
- a CDS encoding phage tail protein, whose translation is MTTPYLGEIQVFGFNFTPYGWASCNGATLQIQQYSALFSLIGTQYGGNGTTTFQLPNFTGRAPCSQGQGPGLTPRVMGETFGSNSVSLNVTEIPNHTHQLNVYRQPTAALQHNTPLAGDGLIALGGTSAFVPTTPPNVTLSPAAIGTAGGGQPHENRQPMLAVNFCIALQGEFPSFD
- a CDS encoding DUF6916 family protein — translated: MMNVLTIEHFAARVNETFIAAGDGNAAFVLKEVRPLPSATLEGLMRKPFSLLFHNSSPILFSQKIFQMQHDAFGEVGIFLVPVARDSHGFLYQAVFN
- a CDS encoding putative Ig domain-containing protein translates to MFLNFTKFGWLSTPVRSVDGFIARAHGAPPVQGLLPSWLMRLAGTLLFVLLSLFSSQASAASACPSPRNISVVAGQEYYEDYSNSACSPFGLTGTLVPPQHGTLEDSNQTNAVRYRNTNLSATSDTFTVKDDVAQPIVYNVTITSAIVLSPATVPTATVAQAYPVTALSATGGAAPYTYAVTAGSLPAGMSLSGAGSLSGTPTAGGTFNFTVRATDSLAANGTRAYALTVNAPTITVAPTVMPAMTVGLAYSQGITAANGTATYTYAITGGSLPTGLSLAANGTLSGTPTAAGPYNFTVTATDSSSGSGPYTGSRAYSVTVAAGAPVAGAVSATVAYGSSANPITLNLSGGAATSVAVASAASHGTATASGTSITYTPTAGYGGPDSFTYTASNGVGTSAPATVTITVGGPTITIAPSTVPAAAVGSAYSQSVTAANGGAPYTYAISAGALPAGLTLNASTGVLSGTPTAGGVFNFTVRATDSSTGSGPYSGARAYSMTVAAPTISITPTVMPAMTAGVAYSQSISAAGGTATYSYAITGGSLPTGLSLAPDGTLSGTPTAAGPYNFTVTATDSSTGSGPYTGSRAYSVTVAAGAPVAGNVSTSVAYGSSANPITLNLSGGAATSVAVASAASHGTATASGTSITYTPTAGYGGPDSFTYTASNGVGTSAPATVTITVGGPTITIAPSTVPAAAVGSAYSQSVTAANGGAPYTYAISAGALPAGLTLNASTGVLSGTPTAGGVFNFTVRATDSSTGSGPYSGARAYSMTVAAPTISITPTVMPAMTAGVAYSQSISAAGGTATYSYAITGGSLPTGLSLAPDGTLSGTPTAAGPFNFTVTGTDSSTGSGPYTGSRAYSVTVAAGAPVAGAVSASLAYGSSANPITLNLSGGAATSVAVASAASHGMATASGTSITYTPTAGYGGPDSFTYTATNGIGTSAPATVTITVGGPTITIAPSTVPAAAVGSAYSQSVTAANGTGPYTYAISAGTLPAGLTLNAATGVLSGTPTAGGVFNFTVRATDSSTGSGPYSGARAYSMTVTAPTITVAPTVMPAMTAGVAYSQGIAAGGGTAPYSYAITGGSVPTGLSLAADGTLSGTPTAAGPYNFTVTATDSSSGSGPYTGSRAYSVTVVVAPPVAGAVSATVAYGSSANPITLNLSGGAATSVAVASAAGHGTATVSGTSITYTPAAGYSGPDSFSYTASNGGGTSAEAIVTITVTPSVPVAGAVSATVAYGSSANPITLNLSGGAATSVAVASAAGHGTATVSGTSITYTPAAGYSGPDSFSYTASNGGGTSAAAVVTITVTPSVPIAGAVSATVAYGSSANPITLNLSGGTATSVAVASAAGHGTATVSGTSITYTPTAGYAGPDSFTYTASNAGGTSASATVTVTVGNPSVSLTPATLPNPTAEAAYTATLAATGGTAPYTYSVTSGTLPVGLSLNAATGVLSGTTNVAGSFPVSIKVADSSTGAGAPFSASNSYTLIVVAPVISVTPGSLAAPKVATAYSQQLSASGGVAPYAYTVSAGSLPAGLTLSSSGLLSGTPTAGGNFTATVQAADAHQFTGTQSYTLVVSSATVSLTPTTLPNPTAEAVYTTTLTAAGGTAPYTFSVSSGTLPAGLSLNAATGVLSGTTNVAGSFPFSIKVTDSSTGTGAPFSATSSYTVTVGAPTITLTPATLPAATVATAYSQPLSASGGIAPYAYTVSGGSLPAGLALSSSGLLSGTPTAAGSFTVTVQAADAHLFTGTQSYTLVVSSATVSLTPATLSNPTAEAAYSATLSATGGTAPYTFSVSSGTLPAGLSLNGATGVLSGTTNVAGSFPFSIKVTDSSTGVGAPFSASNSYTLAVAAPVLTLTPASLAPIRAGDAYSQTFTAAGGIAPYAYSVSGGALPTGLVLNAATGIVSGTPTVAGSYNFTLQAKDAHQFTVQQALTLQVNQAPPPVPNETATTSANQEVSLTIASTDGSPITDVTIVTPPQHGRVTVVTSGAAGGGSGRSFKVTYVPNANYFGPDAFSYTATGPGGTSAPATVSVTVAPQPVPVPVAKTVTVLAGTPVTLPVTQGATGGPFTAVAITTQPASGTAAVNGMDIVYTPGINTSGQISIGYTVSNVFGTSAPVTSTISVNPMPQVASQSATVVAGLTVNVDLTAGATGGPFTAANVLSVAPAEAGKAVVRDVGTAGKPSYQLSFAASGKFAGAAVVSYTLSNAFATSKPGVVNVTVTARRDPSVDPEVIGLQAAQADAARRFASAQLSNFTQRLESLHGDGWGRSSFGLSLTPPNDSGNPTAALARWQEQEADRVFGTAVKPFMRKASLRQPDAGFSSERQQVDVSGATNGLPDMPQRPDTQKQALALWLGGAVDFGQHDVNGRDTGFRFRTNGVSVGGDYRLSDLATLGVGAGFSHDRSDVGQNGSRSTADSAVAAVYGSLRPSKGVFLDGVLGYGTLQYDASRYLTDGSGFATGERDGKQVFGALVGGIEMRQEMWMWSPYGRVELMSAKLDPYTEKAAGINALSYFKQTVRSRIGALGVRAEGIYVGGLGTWFPRARLEYRHQFQGADDARLAYADLAADGPVYVIRTVPQQTGNWTAGLGVKLLLSNGMTITLDYNSNLNMDSGRSQSVMFGIAMPLK